One window of Medicago truncatula cultivar Jemalong A17 chromosome 2, MtrunA17r5.0-ANR, whole genome shotgun sequence genomic DNA carries:
- the LOC120578322 gene encoding uncharacterized protein encodes MATHKPLCYYVMNNGCVEEQHAVFEKPDTSMKLHLKPLFIQAKINGVGVNKVLVDGGATVNLLPQSFLGKIGLYDSDLKPHNVILTNYEGTSGNSLGAIELELVVGSTRRITTFMVVPSKANFNVRLGREWIHGVGAVPSTVHQRIAIWKEDGLVENVEADQSYFLAEEKFR; translated from the coding sequence ATGGCAACTCACAAACCACTATGCTATTATGTCATGAATAATGGTTGTGTAGAAGAGCAACATGCAGTCTTTGAAAAACCAGACACTTCGATGAAGTTGCATCTCAAGCCTTTATTTATTCAAGCCAAGATTAATGGCGTGGGGGTAAATAAAGTGTTAGTGGATGGTGGAGCTACAGTCAACTTACTCCCTCAATCATTCCTGGGAAAAATTGGACTCTATGATTCTGACTTGAAGCCTCATAATGTCATTCTCACTAACTATGAAGGCACTTCAGGAAATTCTTTGGGCGCCATCGAATTGGAATTAGTAGTGGGCAGCACAAGAAGGATAACAACGTTTATGGTAGTCCCATCAAAAGCAAACTTCAATGTACGGCTGGGTAGAGAATGGATACATGGTGTGGGTGCAGTCCCCTCTACGGTGCATCAAAGGATCGCCATATGGAAAGAAGATGGGCTAGTTGAGAACGTTGAAGCCGATCAAAGCTATTTCTTGGCTGAAGAAAAATTTCGATAA